The following coding sequences are from one Geothrix sp. window:
- the zapB gene encoding cell division protein ZapB, with protein MDLLKQLESKMQALVQQRNQLKEELDALKAAGAAGDQELQSLRASLEEALAEKAVLEKDREAVKDQVGAILRALEALG; from the coding sequence ATGGACCTGTTGAAACAGCTCGAATCGAAGATGCAGGCCCTGGTCCAGCAACGGAACCAGCTGAAAGAGGAACTGGATGCGCTGAAGGCCGCCGGGGCTGCCGGTGACCAAGAGCTCCAGTCCCTCCGGGCCAGCCTGGAGGAGGCCCTGGCCGAAAAGGCGGTCCTGGAGAAGGACCGCGAGGCCGTGAAGGACCAGGTGGGGGCCATCCTCCGGGCCCTGGAGGCCCTGGGATGA
- a CDS encoding phenylalanine--tRNA ligase subunit beta, whose translation MWIERKALAQEIPAAAALETRQLSELLASLGFPVDGIASREGGDVLDVDITANRGDAMSHRGMAREVAARLRQSLTPIAMPTLAEGKPVVEVRLESPACPIYSTAVLELGPGTTPADIQSFLLALEATPKRLPAVDASNELLHRHGHPTHAFDADRIRGAVSVRWAKAGETLVTLDGVERKLVEQDLVIADEAGPIALAGVMGGDGTKVTEATTRVLLESAWFDPKPVKAAARRHSLHTDASHRFGRGADPHMAVVARNLLVGRLQAWCQATLVGAWTAGTAPAGAAPVPLTGTLLARIAGEPLSLADAAEALRWLGCAADLDGGTLQITPPSWRHDLAIPEDLAEEVLRLRGYEHIPSALPSLEGPPEPLAPAYLQRQRLARRLAQLGFHQTVTYGFISPEVDAAFAAPGNGAEGRTLVNSLGQEYSVMRGSLLPSLQATANQNLRQGAREVRLFELAPVYGSGPAGPVEQFMLGVAWGGTLGGEDHLSPARAVREADLSGIARDLGWEGLPPLRALGEGLFGFEVPVESLPREGARIIPAFRPFSRFPLVERDLSLLVDLGQSHEALTVAMRAVLPKDTLQDLRCVDVFRHKSLPEGRQAWLMRMRFQADRTLVGEEVDGWVAAALAAAESLGARLRA comes from the coding sequence ATGTGGATCGAGCGGAAGGCCCTGGCCCAGGAGATCCCTGCTGCCGCTGCCCTGGAGACCCGCCAGCTTTCCGAGCTGCTGGCCTCCCTTGGTTTTCCCGTGGATGGCATCGCCTCCCGGGAGGGTGGCGACGTGCTGGATGTGGACATCACCGCGAACCGGGGCGATGCCATGTCGCATCGCGGCATGGCGCGCGAAGTCGCGGCACGGCTTCGGCAGTCGCTGACGCCGATCGCCATGCCCACGCTTGCTGAGGGAAAGCCGGTGGTCGAGGTGCGCCTCGAGAGCCCGGCCTGCCCCATCTACAGCACGGCCGTGCTCGAGCTGGGGCCGGGCACGACGCCAGCCGACATCCAGTCCTTCCTCCTGGCGCTCGAGGCCACGCCCAAGCGGCTTCCGGCCGTGGATGCCTCCAACGAGCTGCTGCACCGCCATGGCCATCCCACCCACGCCTTCGATGCCGACCGCATCCGGGGAGCCGTCTCGGTGCGCTGGGCCAAGGCCGGGGAAACGCTGGTGACCCTGGATGGGGTCGAGCGGAAGCTGGTGGAGCAGGACCTCGTCATCGCCGACGAGGCGGGTCCCATCGCACTGGCGGGCGTCATGGGCGGGGACGGCACCAAGGTCACTGAAGCCACGACGCGCGTGCTGCTGGAGAGCGCCTGGTTCGATCCGAAACCCGTGAAGGCTGCGGCGCGGCGCCACAGCCTCCACACCGACGCCTCGCATCGATTCGGACGGGGGGCCGATCCCCACATGGCCGTGGTGGCGCGCAATCTGCTCGTGGGTCGCCTCCAGGCCTGGTGCCAGGCAACCCTGGTGGGAGCCTGGACCGCCGGCACGGCTCCTGCTGGTGCCGCACCCGTGCCCTTGACGGGAACGCTGCTCGCCCGCATTGCCGGGGAGCCCCTGTCCTTGGCTGATGCGGCCGAAGCACTCAGGTGGCTGGGCTGTGCGGCTGACCTCGACGGCGGCACCCTCCAGATCACGCCGCCTTCGTGGCGACACGACCTCGCGATCCCCGAGGATCTCGCAGAAGAAGTGCTGCGTCTCCGGGGCTACGAGCACATCCCCTCGGCACTCCCCTCCCTGGAGGGCCCGCCGGAGCCCCTCGCGCCGGCCTACCTCCAGCGGCAGCGCCTAGCCCGCCGGTTGGCCCAGCTGGGTTTCCACCAGACCGTGACCTACGGCTTCATCAGCCCTGAGGTGGACGCTGCCTTCGCCGCCCCCGGGAACGGGGCGGAGGGCCGCACCCTGGTCAATTCCCTTGGCCAGGAGTACTCGGTCATGCGCGGCTCGCTGCTTCCCAGCCTGCAGGCCACCGCCAATCAGAATCTCCGGCAGGGTGCCCGCGAGGTGCGGCTGTTCGAGCTGGCTCCGGTCTACGGCAGCGGTCCCGCCGGCCCCGTCGAGCAGTTCATGCTGGGCGTGGCCTGGGGCGGCACCCTGGGTGGGGAGGACCACCTGAGCCCTGCCCGGGCGGTCCGCGAAGCCGATCTCAGCGGGATCGCGAGAGACCTGGGATGGGAAGGTCTGCCGCCGCTGCGGGCGCTCGGCGAGGGGCTCTTCGGGTTTGAAGTGCCGGTGGAGAGCCTGCCCCGGGAAGGCGCGCGGATCATCCCGGCCTTCCGTCCCTTCAGCCGCTTCCCCTTGGTGGAGCGCGACCTGTCGCTCCTGGTCGACCTGGGCCAGTCCCATGAGGCCCTGACCGTGGCGATGAGGGCCGTGCTTCCCAAGGACACCCTCCAGGACCTGCGCTGCGTGGACGTCTTCCGCCACAAGAGCCTGCCGGAGGGCCGCCAGGCCTGGCTCATGCGCATGCGCTTCCAGGCGGACCGGACCCTCGTGGGCGAAGAGGTGGACGGCTGGGTGGCGGCGGCCCTGGCCGCGGCGGAGTCGCTCGGGGCCAGGCTCCGGGCGTAA
- the pheS gene encoding phenylalanine--tRNA ligase subunit alpha has protein sequence MDQLLPVEIVEAGRVFPQALSACVDLDSLLRLKGVYVGREGSHAAVLMDLLKGAPKEQKRELGAAINALKQQWEEGLKARQLELEAAKKQLASLADRWDPTLPPPVPARGALHPLNRLMDRLVDVFRPLGFHVEEGPEVETEAHNFDGLNIPEDHPAKASSDTFYLAAHPELLLRTHTSPVQVRTLLRVAPELAARGGIRFLAPGRVYRKDEIDPTHSPMFHQVEGMLVGHGIGMQHLKGTLEYALRALFGPHTEIRLRPSYFPFVEPGCEVDVSCPLCGAQGCRVCKGSGWVEILGAGLIHPNVLKYAGIDPTEWSGWAFGMGVERMAMMLSQTPDLRLFFENDQRFLRAMGGLD, from the coding sequence ATGGATCAGCTGCTTCCCGTCGAGATCGTCGAGGCCGGACGCGTCTTCCCGCAGGCGCTGTCCGCCTGCGTCGACCTGGATTCCCTCCTGCGCCTCAAGGGGGTCTACGTCGGCCGCGAAGGCAGCCACGCGGCGGTACTCATGGATCTGCTCAAAGGCGCACCCAAGGAGCAGAAGCGCGAGCTCGGCGCCGCCATCAATGCATTGAAGCAGCAGTGGGAGGAGGGCCTGAAGGCCCGCCAGCTCGAGCTTGAGGCCGCTAAGAAGCAGCTGGCTTCCCTGGCCGACCGCTGGGATCCCACCCTGCCGCCGCCCGTGCCGGCCCGGGGCGCGCTGCATCCGCTGAACCGCCTCATGGATCGACTGGTGGATGTGTTCCGTCCCCTGGGTTTCCACGTGGAGGAAGGGCCCGAGGTGGAGACCGAGGCCCACAACTTCGATGGCCTGAACATCCCCGAGGACCATCCGGCCAAGGCCAGCTCGGATACCTTCTACCTGGCGGCCCATCCGGAACTCCTGCTCCGTACGCACACGAGCCCCGTGCAGGTGCGCACGCTCCTGCGCGTGGCGCCCGAACTGGCCGCGCGTGGCGGCATCCGCTTCCTCGCGCCGGGCCGCGTGTACCGCAAGGACGAGATCGATCCCACCCACAGCCCCATGTTCCACCAGGTGGAGGGCATGCTCGTGGGCCACGGCATCGGCATGCAGCACCTGAAGGGCACCCTGGAGTACGCGCTCCGCGCGCTCTTCGGGCCCCACACCGAGATCCGCCTGCGGCCCTCCTACTTCCCCTTCGTGGAGCCGGGCTGCGAGGTGGACGTGAGCTGCCCGCTCTGCGGCGCCCAGGGCTGCCGCGTGTGCAAGGGGTCGGGCTGGGTCGAGATCCTGGGCGCGGGCCTGATCCATCCCAATGTCTTGAAGTACGCCGGCATCGATCCGACTGAATGGTCCGGCTGGGCCTTCGGCATGGGCGTCGAGCGCATGGCGATGATGCTGAGTCAGACGCCCGACCTGCGCCTGTTCTTCGAGAACGATCAGCGCTTCCTCAGGGCCATGGGAGGGCTGGACTGA
- the rpmI gene encoding 50S ribosomal protein L35, with product MSGYKIKTHKGAQKRFKKTAGGKFKRGCSHQRHILTKKTAKRKRQLDMGRMVSKADQKAVAAMLPYA from the coding sequence ATGAGCGGATACAAGATCAAGACCCACAAGGGCGCCCAGAAGCGCTTCAAGAAGACCGCCGGCGGCAAGTTCAAGCGCGGCTGCTCGCACCAGCGGCACATCCTGACGAAGAAGACCGCCAAGCGGAAGCGCCAGCTGGACATGGGCCGGATGGTTTCGAAGGCCGACCAGAAGGCCGTCGCCGCGATGCTGCCTTACGCCTGA
- the infC gene encoding translation initiation factor IF-3 translates to MRPNETRINDGIRAQEVRVISEDGEQLGVMPPHQAIRIAEERGLDLVEVAGNAQPPVCRIMDYGKYKFMEAKREHAARAKQKNIVVKEVKFRPKTDDHDFDFKVKHILRFLEEEDKVKVVVMFRGREVVHRDIGYRIIEEVIQRVGDKAIVEKGAGIDGRDMHAILAPKIIEVPKAPKKPKPAKAETPATEAPIQ, encoded by the coding sequence ATTCGTCCGAACGAGACCCGCATCAACGACGGCATCCGGGCCCAAGAGGTCCGCGTCATCTCCGAAGATGGCGAACAGCTTGGCGTGATGCCTCCTCACCAGGCCATCCGGATCGCAGAAGAGCGTGGTCTCGATCTGGTGGAAGTCGCCGGAAACGCACAGCCGCCAGTCTGCCGAATCATGGACTACGGCAAGTACAAATTCATGGAAGCCAAGCGGGAACACGCCGCCCGTGCGAAACAGAAAAACATCGTCGTCAAGGAAGTGAAGTTCCGACCCAAGACCGATGACCACGACTTCGATTTCAAAGTGAAACACATCCTGCGGTTCCTGGAGGAGGAAGACAAAGTCAAAGTGGTGGTCATGTTCCGCGGACGTGAAGTCGTCCACCGAGACATCGGCTACCGGATCATCGAGGAAGTCATCCAGCGCGTCGGCGACAAGGCCATCGTGGAAAAGGGTGCCGGCATTGATGGTCGCGACATGCACGCGATTCTCGCTCCCAAGATCATCGAAGTCCCGAAAGCACCCAAGAAGCCCAAGCCAGCCAAGGCCGAAACACCAGCAACCGAAGCCCCGATCCAGTGA
- the rplT gene encoding 50S ribosomal protein L20: MTRVKRGFKRAQRRKRMMKFAKGFYGAKSRLYRSAKEAVEKALGYAYRDRKVKKRDFRRLWVVRISAACGQNGTSYSKFMGGLKKASVDLDRKILADLAVRNPEAFTKLVAVAKG, from the coding sequence ATGACTCGCGTCAAACGTGGTTTCAAGCGCGCGCAGCGCCGCAAGCGCATGATGAAGTTCGCCAAGGGCTTCTACGGTGCCAAGTCCCGCCTGTACCGTTCCGCCAAGGAAGCCGTCGAGAAGGCCCTCGGCTACGCCTACCGCGACCGCAAGGTCAAGAAGCGCGACTTCCGCCGCCTCTGGGTGGTGCGCATCAGCGCCGCCTGCGGCCAGAACGGCACCAGCTATTCCAAGTTCATGGGCGGCCTGAAGAAGGCTTCCGTGGACCTCGACCGCAAGATCCTCGCGGATCTCGCCGTACGCAATCCCGAAGCGTTTACCAAGCTCGTGGCCGTGGCCAAGGGCTGA
- a CDS encoding cell division protein ZapA — translation MKAQVPLPGTRPVTVTVQGRSLQIQTDQPETLVAALQILEDTFQDMDSQCQLRWGSVPKGLDTPSWYLLGALNLAHRVARLEREANQHTHNLEQTLSKLLSDVPDEPSAPVPLLDEDGD, via the coding sequence ATGAAGGCCCAGGTCCCGCTGCCGGGCACCCGACCGGTCACGGTGACGGTCCAGGGCCGCTCCCTGCAGATCCAGACGGATCAGCCGGAAACCCTGGTGGCGGCCCTGCAGATTCTGGAGGACACCTTTCAGGACATGGACTCCCAATGCCAGCTAAGATGGGGGAGCGTCCCGAAGGGCCTCGACACTCCGTCCTGGTACCTCCTGGGCGCCCTGAACCTGGCGCACCGTGTGGCGCGTCTGGAACGGGAAGCCAACCAGCACACCCACAACCTGGAACAGACCCTTTCCAAGCTTCTGAGCGATGTTCCGGACGAACCTTCCGCCCCCGTGCCACTCCTTGACGAGGACGGAGACTGA